A section of the Desulfurellaceae bacterium genome encodes:
- the fumC gene encoding class II fumarate hydratase: MKTRTETDSMGAIEVAADRYWGAQTERSRTNFPIGVERFRFTRPIIRAMGVLKKSAALANGELGQLPQDKVELIVRAADEVISGALDDHFPLVVFQTGSGTQTNMNTNEVISNRAIELAGGEMGSKKPIHPNDDVNRGQSSNDTFPTAMHIAAVEQLEDVLIPAVSQLAATLHAKSEQFGNVVKVGRTHLQDATPITLGQEIGGWAAQLDAALADVRRTIPGLCELAIGGTAVGTGLNAHPQFGDLAAAKMSAETGRSFISAPNKFASLSAHDAMVTASASLRTLAGALMKIANDVRWLACGPRAGIAEILIPENEPGSSIMPGKVNPTQSEALTMVAVQVFGNDAAVAFGGSQGNFQLNVFKPVMVHNLLESVQLIADACGAFHDHCAIGIEPNTERIEKHLQESLMVVTALNPHIGYEKAAEIAKKAHKDGSSLREAALALAHVTAEEYDKWVRPEDMVGPKG; the protein is encoded by the coding sequence ATGAAAACGAGAACCGAGACGGATAGCATGGGGGCAATCGAGGTTGCTGCCGACCGATACTGGGGCGCCCAGACCGAGCGTTCGCGCACCAACTTCCCCATCGGTGTCGAGCGTTTCCGTTTCACCCGGCCCATCATCCGGGCCATGGGCGTGCTCAAGAAGAGCGCCGCCCTGGCCAACGGCGAGCTGGGACAGCTGCCCCAGGACAAGGTCGAGCTGATCGTGCGGGCGGCCGACGAGGTGATCTCCGGTGCCCTCGACGATCATTTCCCGCTGGTGGTCTTCCAGACCGGCTCGGGTACCCAGACCAATATGAACACCAACGAGGTGATCTCAAACCGGGCCATTGAGCTGGCCGGCGGCGAGATGGGTTCAAAGAAGCCGATCCATCCCAACGATGATGTCAACCGCGGCCAGAGCTCCAACGATACCTTTCCCACCGCCATGCATATTGCTGCGGTCGAACAGCTCGAAGACGTGCTGATTCCGGCCGTCAGTCAGCTGGCCGCCACCCTGCACGCCAAGTCCGAGCAGTTCGGCAACGTGGTCAAGGTTGGCCGTACGCATTTGCAGGACGCCACCCCGATCACCCTGGGACAGGAGATTGGCGGCTGGGCGGCCCAGCTTGACGCCGCCCTGGCCGACGTGCGTCGGACGATTCCCGGCCTGTGCGAGCTGGCGATCGGCGGAACTGCGGTCGGCACCGGCCTCAATGCCCATCCCCAGTTCGGCGACCTGGCCGCGGCCAAGATGTCGGCCGAGACCGGACGGTCGTTCATCTCGGCGCCAAACAAGTTCGCCTCCCTGTCGGCCCACGACGCCATGGTCACCGCCAGTGCCTCGCTGCGCACCCTGGCCGGAGCGCTGATGAAGATCGCCAACGACGTGCGCTGGCTGGCCTGCGGCCCGCGGGCCGGTATTGCCGAGATCCTCATCCCCGAGAACGAGCCGGGCTCTTCCATCATGCCCGGCAAGGTCAACCCGACCCAGTCCGAGGCGCTGACCATGGTCGCTGTGCAGGTGTTCGGCAACGATGCGGCCGTGGCCTTTGGCGGCTCGCAGGGCAACTTCCAACTCAACGTCTTCAAGCCGGTGATGGTGCACAATCTGCTCGAATCCGTCCAGCTCATTGCCGACGCGTGTGGGGCTTTTCACGACCACTGCGCGATCGGGATCGAGCCGAACACAGAACGGATCGAGAAGCATTTGCAGGAATCGCTGATGGTGGTGACCGCCTTGAACCCTCATATCGGTTATGAGAAGGCGGCCGAAATCGCCAAGAAGGCGCACAAGGACGGATCAAGCCTCAGGGAAGCGGCCCTGGCCTTGGCCCATGTGACGGCTGAGGAGTACGATAAGTGGGTCCGACCCGAAGATATGGTCGGACCCAAGGGCTAG
- a CDS encoding NIPSNAP family protein codes for MAYLFAHIKLRPGKVQQFTEVLGQLAPLLEKHGGWKLHGSYFNVIGRLHTVVDVWELPDANAVQTTLEKASQDPEFQKWAPAIEECVEDETLQVMTKLPV; via the coding sequence ATGGCCTACCTATTCGCCCATATTAAGCTGCGGCCGGGGAAGGTACAGCAGTTTACCGAGGTGCTCGGACAGCTGGCCCCGCTGCTGGAGAAGCACGGCGGCTGGAAGCTGCACGGGAGTTACTTCAACGTCATCGGGCGTTTGCACACCGTCGTTGACGTCTGGGAGCTGCCCGATGCCAACGCTGTCCAGACGACCCTGGAAAAGGCCTCACAGGATCCCGAGTTCCAGAAATGGGCACCGGCGATCGAAGAATGTGTCGAGGATGAAACCCTGCAGGTGATGACCAAGCTGCCGGTCTAG
- a CDS encoding helix-turn-helix transcriptional regulator — translation MFAKHGYEETSTEEIVRSVGVTRGTLYSQFRDKAALFAAVYQEQRAALAQSIGECIQVADGAPRQQAVLAVCRAFIEKAADPQVRRILFADGPAVLDQDVIREPDPALLLLRQAFEPLMAEGVIDPLPLDPLIHLVWATCFEAGTYIASADDSAAAQQEMIGTLERLLTGLWSRSQAV, via the coding sequence TTGTTTGCGAAGCACGGGTACGAAGAGACCTCGACCGAAGAGATTGTCCGCAGTGTCGGGGTGACCAGAGGCACGCTGTACTCTCAGTTTCGCGACAAGGCCGCTCTCTTCGCCGCCGTCTATCAGGAGCAGCGGGCCGCTCTGGCCCAGTCCATCGGCGAGTGTATCCAGGTCGCCGATGGCGCTCCGCGGCAGCAGGCCGTGCTCGCGGTGTGCCGAGCCTTTATTGAAAAGGCCGCAGACCCGCAGGTGCGGCGCATTCTCTTTGCCGATGGCCCGGCAGTCCTGGACCAGGATGTGATCCGAGAACCCGATCCCGCCCTGCTGCTCCTCCGGCAGGCGTTCGAGCCGTTGATGGCCGAGGGCGTGATTGACCCGCTGCCGCTTGACCCGCTCATCCACCTGGTATGGGCAACGTGTTTCGAAGCGGGCACCTATATCGCCAGCGCAGACGATAGTGCCGCAGCCCAGCAGGAAATGATCGGCACGCTGGAGCGTCTGCTCACCGGGTTGTGGTCCAGATCCCAGGCCGTTTGA
- a CDS encoding M20/M25/M40 family metallo-hydrolase produces the protein RKAMVARDHGARGLIVVSGPNAAVNEQLVGLAFDASLAGTSIGVLSVTDAVAATWLQAGGQDLKTLHDAADTGRPVAGFALPGLRLAARIDIQQEKKTGRNVLARLLANGPAGSRPLVIGAHIDHLGSGHGADSLARGQEKGTIHYGADDNASGVAGLLEIAQHLAAQKARGQLALQRDVVFAAWSGEEMGLLGSSHFTRAFDNHAAQPAAPRPAAYLNMDMIGRLQKSVVLQGVGSSAVWTDLIEQANAGLGLPLSLQNESYLPTDATSFYLKRVPVLSAFTGAHEDYHTPRDTADKIQLAGTEKITRLMAALATQLATRQDVPDYREIDRPSRQVGRVGLRAYLGTIPDYTQADVVGVRLSGVVSGGPAARAGLQDGDIIVRLAGQRIENIYDYTYALDGLRIDRPVEIGVQRRGQELILSITPGSRE, from the coding sequence CGCAAGGCCATGGTCGCCCGCGATCATGGCGCGCGGGGACTCATTGTCGTCAGCGGTCCCAACGCCGCGGTCAACGAGCAACTCGTCGGCCTGGCCTTTGACGCCTCGCTGGCCGGGACGAGTATTGGGGTGCTGTCGGTCACCGATGCGGTCGCGGCCACCTGGTTGCAGGCTGGCGGCCAAGACCTCAAGACGCTGCACGACGCTGCGGATACGGGCCGGCCGGTCGCGGGGTTCGCGCTGCCCGGGCTGCGGCTGGCCGCCCGCATAGATATTCAACAGGAGAAAAAAACCGGGCGTAACGTCCTGGCCCGTCTGCTGGCAAACGGGCCGGCCGGGTCTCGCCCGCTAGTGATCGGAGCGCATATCGACCATCTCGGCAGTGGACACGGCGCCGACTCGCTGGCCCGCGGCCAAGAAAAAGGGACCATCCATTACGGGGCTGACGATAACGCCTCTGGCGTTGCCGGCCTGCTCGAAATTGCCCAGCATCTGGCCGCCCAAAAAGCTCGGGGGCAACTCGCGTTGCAACGGGATGTGGTATTCGCCGCCTGGTCCGGGGAAGAAATGGGGCTGCTGGGATCGAGCCATTTTACCCGCGCGTTCGACAACCACGCCGCTCAGCCGGCTGCGCCGAGACCGGCCGCCTACCTGAACATGGATATGATCGGGCGGCTGCAAAAAAGCGTCGTGCTCCAGGGCGTCGGCTCGAGTGCGGTCTGGACCGACCTCATCGAACAGGCCAACGCCGGGCTCGGGCTGCCGCTGAGCCTGCAAAACGAGAGCTATCTGCCGACCGACGCCACGTCGTTCTATCTCAAGCGGGTTCCGGTGCTGAGCGCCTTTACCGGCGCGCACGAGGACTACCACACTCCGCGTGACACGGCCGATAAAATTCAGCTTGCGGGTACGGAAAAAATCACCCGTCTGATGGCCGCCCTGGCCACGCAGCTCGCCACCCGTCAGGACGTGCCCGACTACCGGGAAATAGACCGACCGTCCCGTCAGGTCGGACGTGTCGGACTGCGCGCCTATCTGGGCACTATCCCGGATTACACCCAGGCGGACGTGGTCGGGGTCAGGCTGTCAGGCGTGGTCAGCGGCGGTCCCGCAGCCCGAGCCGGTCTGCAAGACGGCGATATTATTGTTCGGCTGGCGGGCCAGCGTATCGAAAATATCTATGATTATACTTATGCCTTGGACGGCTTACGCATTGACAGACCGGTCGAGATCGGCGTCCAGCGTCGCGGCCAAGAACTGATCCTCAGCATCACGCCCGGCTCGCGCGAATAG
- a CDS encoding beta-phosphoglucomutase family hydrolase: MSPPHSITPERFEAVLFDLDGVLTATAKVHAACWKRMFDEFLQHQARCDNSVFVPFDIRTDYPRYVDGKPRYEGVQSFLAARGLCLPYGNPDDPPQRRTVCGLGNRKNDLIQTVLAADGVETYPDALSVVRAMRAWGLKTAVVSSSRNCPAILEAAHMADLFELRLDGGMAADLKLKGKPAPDTFLAAARQLGVPPQRAVVIEDALVGVQAGRAGGFGLVVGVARRAQAGEAQALREHGADIVVTDLRDLIGHD; the protein is encoded by the coding sequence ATGAGTCCGCCCCATTCGATAACACCGGAACGCTTTGAGGCTGTGCTGTTCGACCTTGACGGAGTACTCACGGCGACCGCAAAAGTTCATGCCGCGTGCTGGAAACGTATGTTCGACGAGTTTCTCCAGCACCAGGCGCGCTGCGACAACAGCGTTTTCGTGCCCTTTGATATCCGCACCGATTACCCCCGCTACGTTGACGGTAAACCGCGCTATGAGGGCGTCCAGAGTTTTCTCGCCGCGCGCGGCCTGTGTCTGCCCTACGGTAACCCGGACGATCCTCCCCAACGCCGGACAGTGTGTGGCCTGGGCAATCGCAAGAACGACCTCATCCAGACCGTTCTTGCTGCGGACGGGGTCGAGACCTATCCGGACGCGCTGAGCGTTGTGCGGGCGATGCGCGCCTGGGGCCTGAAAACGGCCGTCGTGTCGTCGAGCCGCAACTGCCCGGCGATCCTGGAGGCGGCCCATATGGCCGATCTGTTTGAACTGCGACTCGACGGTGGGATGGCGGCCGACCTCAAGCTGAAGGGCAAGCCCGCGCCCGACACCTTCCTGGCTGCGGCCCGCCAGCTCGGTGTTCCGCCCCAGCGGGCGGTGGTGATTGAAGACGCGCTGGTCGGTGTGCAGGCCGGACGCGCAGGCGGCTTTGGGTTGGTGGTCGGCGTGGCGCGCCGCGCACAGGCCGGCGAAGCGCAGGCCCTGCGAGAGCATGGGGCCGATATCGTCGTCACGGACCTGAGGGATCTGATTGGCCATGATTAA